A region of Lycium barbarum isolate Lr01 chromosome 3, ASM1917538v2, whole genome shotgun sequence DNA encodes the following proteins:
- the LOC132633344 gene encoding uncharacterized protein LOC132633344 isoform X1, translating to MFYGTAVWDPWLIVAQIVCFQCLYYLTLGIFMVILVGTRVSRMSLVYFFDYATVTASTVTGWCVIASFILTSIAGAGFLLYLIERAKKCLDFSATLYIIHLLICIIYGGWPSSVTWWVVNVTGLAVMALLGEYLCIRRELREIPISRFRSRSVSEEKPNEDMDEQIPLYRVDNMA from the exons ATGTTCTATGGAACGGCAGTGTGGGATCCATGGCTTATTGTTGCACAGATTGTGTGTTTTCAATGTTTATATTATTTGACGCTTGGGATATTCATGGTAATTCTTGTGGGGACACGTGTTTCTCGAATGAGTCTTGTTTATTTCTTTGATTATGCAACTGTTACTGCTTCCACCGTAACTGGATGGTGTGTTATTGCTTCATTCATTCTCACTTCAATTGCAGG AGCTGGCTTTTTACTTTATTTGATTGAGAGGGCAAAGAAGTGCTTAGATTTTTCAGCAACTCTCTACATCATCCATCTTTTAATATGTATTATCTATGGAGGTTGGCCTTCTTCAGTAACATGGTGGGTTGTGAATGTTACTGGGCTTGCGGTGATGGCATTGTTAGGTGAATACTTGTGCATAAGACGTGAATTACGAGAAATTCCAATTTCAAGATTCCGATCAA GGTCAGTCAGTGAGGAGAAGCCAAACGAAGACATGGATGAGCAAATCCCTTTGTATCGTGTGGACAATATGGCTTGA
- the LOC132633343 gene encoding probable sulfate transporter 3.4, protein MNLNSIKVEGNACDDNGASSSGGVHKVCLPPHRTTFQKLRQRLSEIFFPDDPLHRFKNQTGLRKFVLGLQFFFPVFEWGPKYNLNLLRSDIIAGITIASLSIPQGISYAKLANLPPIIGLYSSFVPPLIYSILGSSRHLAVGPVSIASLVMGTMLSQAVQYSKEPTLYLQLAFTSTLFAGLLQAAMGFFRLGFIIDFLSKATLLGFMAGAAVIVSLQQLKGLLGIVHFTNKMQIVPVLTSVFTHKDEWSWQTVLMGVCFLVFLLTTRQISARNPKLFWISAAAPLVSVILSTVIAYAIKSQTHAIQTIGHLPKGINPPSVNMLHFGGPHLALALKVGIITGVLALTEGIAVGRTFAAMENYQVDGNKEMIALGLMNMVGSCASCFVTTGSFSRSAVSYNAGGKTVVSNIVMAATVLITLLFLMPLFHYTPNLILAAIIITAVIGLIDYQGAFRLWKVDKLDCVACLSSFFGVLFISVPIGLAIAVGVSVFKILLHVTRPNTNVLGYISSTRSFQSLSRYSTAVRIPSFLIIAVEAPFYFANSTYLQERTLRWIREEEARIKANNEPPIKCVILDMTAVTAIDTSGIDTICELRRLLEKRSLKLVLANPVGNVMEKLFNSNSLEAFGLDGLYLTVSEAVDDISSSWKPEKPEKPEPLTI, encoded by the exons atgaatttgaattCCATTAAAGTGGAAGGTAATGCATGTGATGATAATGGAGCATCATCATCTGGGGGTGTACATAAGGTATGTTTGCCACCACACAGGACAACATTTCAGAAACTAAGGCAAAGGTTGTCAGAAATATTTTTCCCTGATGATCCACTACACAGGTTCAAGAACCAAACGGGGCTGAGGAAATTTGTATTGGGTCTACAGTTTTTCTTTCCTGTATTTGAATGGGGTCCTAAGTACAATCTCAACCTTTTAAGGTCTGATATTATTGCTGGCATAACTATTGCTAGCCTTTCTATCCCTCAAGGAATCAGTTATGCAAAACTTGCTAATTTGCCCCCTATTATTGGGTTAT ATTCAAGCTTTGTACCCCCATTAATATATTCGATTTTGGGAAGTTCAAGACACTTAGCCGTTGGTCCGGTATCCATAGCCTCACTTGTGATGGGAACAATGCTCAGCCAAGCAGTTCAATACAGCAAAGAGCCAACTTTATATCTTCAACTTGCTTTCACATCAACCCTTTTTGCAGGATTGTTGCAAGCTGCAATGGGTTTCTTCAG ATTAGGATTCATCATTGACTTTCTCTCGAAGGCCACTCTACTAGGGTTCATGGCTGGTGCAGCAGTCATTGTCTCTTTGCAACAACTGAAAGGGTTGCTAGGGATAGTCCACTTCACAAACAAGATGCAAATAGTTCCTGTTTTGACTTCGGTTTTCACGCACAAAGATGAG TGGTCTTGGCAAACTGTTCTTATGGGTGTTTGTTTCCTAGTCTTCCTGCTGACTACAAGGCAAATC AGTGCAAGGAACCCGAAACTTTTCTGGATTTCAGCAGCAGCTCCATTAGTATCAGTTATTCTCTCAACTGTCATAGCTTACGCAATTAAATCTCAGACTCATGCGATTCAAACT ATTGGACACCTGCCAAAGGGGATAAATCCACCATCAGTGAACATGTTACATTTTGGTGGCCCTCACCTGGCTCTTGCTCTCAAAGTTGGCATTATAACTGGAGTCTTAGCGCTCACA GAAGGGATTGCAGTGGGAAGGACATTTGCTGCTATGGAGAACTACCAAGTTGATGGTAACAAGGAAATGATAGCTCTTGGACTCATGAACATGGTTGGCTCTTGTGCTTCCTGCTTTGTCACCACGG GATCATTTTCTCGATCTGCTGTAAGTTACAATGCTGGAGGAAAAACTGTCGTCTCAAATATAGTAATGGCAGCAACTGTGCTTATCACCTTGCTGTTTCTCATGCCATTGTTCCATTACACCCCTAACCTCATCTTGGCAGCAATTATTATAACAGCGGTGATCGGCCTAATCGATTATCAAGGTGCATTCCGTTTATGGAAAGTTGACAAACTAGATTGTGTGGCGTGCTTGTCTTCCTTTTTTGGCGTTCTTTTCATCTCAGTGCCTATTGGACTAGCAATTGCA GTTGGTGTTTCAGTTTTCAAGATCCTATTGCATGTTACGAGGCCAAATACTAATGTCTTGGGATACATTTCTAGTACTCGATCATTTCAAAGCCTAAGCAGATACAGCACAGCTGTTAGGATTCCTTCTTTCCTTATCATAGCTGTTGAGGCTCCTTTCTACTTTGCAAATTCTACCTACCTACAAGAAAG GACATTGAGATGGATTCGAGAAGAGGAAGCGAGGATCAAAGCCAACAACGAACCTCCAATCAAATGTGTAATCCTTGACATGACAG CTGTGACAGCTATAGACACTAGTGGCATTGATACAATATGCGAACTAAGAAGATTACTTGAGAAAAGATCACTTAAG CTTGTGCTGGCAAATCCAGTTGGAAACGTTATGGAAAAGCTGTTTAACTCAAATTCTCTTGAGGCCTTTGGATTAGACGGATTATATCTAACAGTTTCTGAAGCTGTGGACGATATTTCATCTTCTTGGAAGCCTGAAAAGCCGGAAAAGCCTGAACCATTAACTATATGA
- the LOC132633344 gene encoding uncharacterized protein LOC132633344 isoform X2, giving the protein MFYGTAVWDPWLIVAQIVCFQCLYYLTLGIFMVILVGTRVSRMSLVYFFDYATVTASTVTGWCVIASFILTSIAGAGFLLYLIERAKKCLDFSATLYIIHLLICIIYGGWPSSVTWWVVNVTGLAVMALLGEYLCIRRELREIPISRFRSNV; this is encoded by the exons ATGTTCTATGGAACGGCAGTGTGGGATCCATGGCTTATTGTTGCACAGATTGTGTGTTTTCAATGTTTATATTATTTGACGCTTGGGATATTCATGGTAATTCTTGTGGGGACACGTGTTTCTCGAATGAGTCTTGTTTATTTCTTTGATTATGCAACTGTTACTGCTTCCACCGTAACTGGATGGTGTGTTATTGCTTCATTCATTCTCACTTCAATTGCAGG AGCTGGCTTTTTACTTTATTTGATTGAGAGGGCAAAGAAGTGCTTAGATTTTTCAGCAACTCTCTACATCATCCATCTTTTAATATGTATTATCTATGGAGGTTGGCCTTCTTCAGTAACATGGTGGGTTGTGAATGTTACTGGGCTTGCGGTGATGGCATTGTTAGGTGAATACTTGTGCATAAGACGTGAATTACGAGAAATTCCAATTTCAAGATTCCGATCAA ATGTTTGA